A genome region from Physeter macrocephalus isolate SW-GA chromosome 4, ASM283717v5, whole genome shotgun sequence includes the following:
- the HSD17B7 gene encoding 3-keto-steroid reductase/17-beta-hydroxysteroid dehydrogenase 7 isoform X1 produces MRKVVLITGASSGVGLALCRRLLEEDHELHLCLACRNMSKAEAVRTALLASHPTAEVSTVQVDVSSLLSVFQASKELKQRFQRFDYVYLNAGIMPNPQLNIKALFCGLFSRKAIHIFSTAEGVLTQSEKITADGLQEVFETNVFGHFILIRELESLLCHSDSPSQLIWTSSRNAVKSNFSLEDIQHSKGQEPYSSSKYAIDLLSVALNRNFNQRGLYSSVACPGTVLTNLTYGIIPPFVWTLIMPIIWLLRFFANAFTLTPYNGTEALVWLFHQKPESLNPLVKYLSATTGFGSNYVTSKKIDLDEDTAEKFYQNLLELEKDIRVTIQNTKNQS; encoded by the exons ATGCGGAAAGTGGTTTTGATCACCGGGGCGAGCAG TGGCGTTGGCCTAGCCCTCTGCAGGCGGTTGCTGGAGGAAGACCATGAGCTTCACCTGTGCTTGGCGTGCAGGAACATGAGCAAAGCGGAAGCCGTCCGCACTGCTCTGCTGGCCTCCCACCCCACCGCCGAGGTCTCCACCGTGCAGGTGGATGTCAGCAGCCTGCTGTCAGTGTTCCAGGCCTCCAAGGAGCTCAAGCAAAG GTTTCAGAGATTTGACTATGTATATCTAAATGCGGGGATCATGCCTAATCCACAGCTAAATATCAAAGCACTTTTCTGTGGCCTCTTTTCAAG AAAAGCGATTCATATATTCTCCACAGCTGAAGGAGTGCTGACCCAGAGTGAAAAGATTACTGCCGATGGCCTCCAGGAGGTGTTTGAAACCAATGTCTTTGGCCACTTTATCCTG ATTCGGGAACTGGAATCTCTCCTGTGTCATAGTGACAGTCCATCTCAGCTCATCTGGACATCATCTCGTAATGCAGTGAAATCTAATTTCAGCCTTGAGGACATCCAGCACAGCAAAGGCCAAGAGCCCTACAGCTCTTCCAAATATGCTATTGACCTTCTGAGTGTGGCTTTGAACAGGAACTTTAACCAGCGG GGTCTGTATTCCAGTGTAGCATGCCCAGGTACGGTGTTGACCAATTTGACATATGGAATTATACCTCCCTTTGTGTGGACATTGATCATGCCAATCATATGGCTG ttACGCTTTTTTGCAAATGCTTTCACATTGACACCATACAATGGAACAGAAGCACTG GTCTGGCTTTTCCACCAAAAGCCCGAGTCTCTCAATCCTCTGGTGAAATATCTGAGTGCCACCACTGGCTTTGGAAGCAATTACGTAACGTCCAAAAAG ataGACCTAGATGAAGACACTGCTGAAAAATTTTACCAAAACTTACTGGAACTGGAAAAGGATATTAGGGTCACCAtacaaaacaccaaaaaccaGAGCTGA
- the HSD17B7 gene encoding 3-keto-steroid reductase/17-beta-hydroxysteroid dehydrogenase 7 isoform X2, which translates to MRKVVLITGASSGVGLALCRRLLEEDHELHLCLACRNMSKAEAVRTALLASHPTAEVSTVQVDVSSLLSVFQASKELKQRFQRFDYVYLNAGIMPNPQLNIKALFCGLFSRFGNWNLSCVIVTVHLSSSGHHLVMQ; encoded by the exons ATGCGGAAAGTGGTTTTGATCACCGGGGCGAGCAG TGGCGTTGGCCTAGCCCTCTGCAGGCGGTTGCTGGAGGAAGACCATGAGCTTCACCTGTGCTTGGCGTGCAGGAACATGAGCAAAGCGGAAGCCGTCCGCACTGCTCTGCTGGCCTCCCACCCCACCGCCGAGGTCTCCACCGTGCAGGTGGATGTCAGCAGCCTGCTGTCAGTGTTCCAGGCCTCCAAGGAGCTCAAGCAAAG GTTTCAGAGATTTGACTATGTATATCTAAATGCGGGGATCATGCCTAATCCACAGCTAAATATCAAAGCACTTTTCTGTGGCCTCTTTTCAAG ATTCGGGAACTGGAATCTCTCCTGTGTCATAGTGACAGTCCATCTCAGCTCATCTGGACATCATCTCGTAATGCAGTGA